In Brassica napus cultivar Da-Ae chromosome C2, Da-Ae, whole genome shotgun sequence, the sequence ataatttaaatatttaatcaatttatgttcgggtttggtactatattttcAGATCGGTATCGATTTTGTTCCTTGGATTCATTTTGTAAaaccctaataattacatgaaaaacaaatatcaacatatttttcaaaatatacacccgcgcgcctgcTAACATTAAAGTTGaagttgaagtacacattgggattgtttggcaatatgaATATTAGCTAAAAAAATAGTACTATTTAGAAACATGGATAGCactaagttagaaaaaaaaatgggctTATACtactaaaaaaattggaagtccattatattaaaaagtaatgggtctatgttacttgatatatatatttaaatcaaaataataatttaaaattaatttatataaaaaattcattcaaaaaaaaaaatatatatatatatatattcaaaatttgatttttactaacatattttccaataactattataaaaatgttttcaatatatataataaaaatacaatacaaagttCAACTTCAAACACAaccttaaattatggtttttatatttcacattaaattttaaaatataatatatgtgattatttatatgattgtacgtataaaatattattaattataagaaaacttatttgatggtacgtataaaatacaattaattatatgataacacatattttataacctatgatgacacatataggatatataatagtgattaggggtgggcgttcgggttcgttCTCGGGTATTTTTGGGATTTCGTAttcagttcagatctttgaggatttggttcggatttggataaccaatttaaataagtttggtttaaatatttggatagataattaataattatttaagtattttttgagtttttagtatttttttaactatttaagatatttacatttaactatttgtaaatattttcaagcatttatgtgaacttaaaagtatcatatatattctggatgtttttatacatattaaatctaaaaataattaatatatataagtatataaatctattttggatacccaaaatatttcggttcggatcggattaggttccagttcttcaaataccaaaattttgaataattcggatatttaatcaattatggttcagatttagtactacttattcggattgtgATCGGTTTgattcttcgaattcgagttttttgctCAActctaaatagtgacataaaaagaaaatagcattatattttttttaaaaatacacccGCACGagcgtgcgggtcaaaatctagttctacATTATAATAGGGCAGTTGCATCACTCCTGATACGACACGTCAGCGATATGTGAGTcttacttttaaaatatgtgaaaaaaTGGTCAAGTCTGTGACTCGAACCCGAGTTATTAAgatctaaacaacaacatttatAACATTGAGCTAAAGAattctttgtacattgatgactgaaacaaatatatatttatgaaggtcggaaacctTTGCTTTTTCGATTTTCTCTGTGGAACCcacacttatttattttatctaatgatttaataaatactttataactcacgttttgaaatgagattcgttaaaaaaaaatcccaataAACCTCTTTGGTCTGTAAGCGTTCTCTTCAATGAAAGTTTAgggctttcaatttttaatcatcggttcatgactcatctaagaaacacagattggctctttgagtttcatgaatcagttttttttctttagtctctacatccccccatctttaataaattcatcatcggttcttttattttgcctgataaatcatgattgtgtgattttaattttctttggtcatccttagcttgcctttgatctaaccaagaagaagaagaagacatttgtcGTTCAGGATGTCATCAAGGACTCAACTGAGTCACACGGGAGACATACTATCCGTTGCCTGattgttcaagaagagtttatgtgatgtgaaacatatttgtttcttttcatcagttgttttgtttaactttttttccTGCAAATAATAATGGCTTTGACAGTTCATTCACGGAGccaagaagtaaaagaagaagaagccagtgagtgtttgacattttctgtcttcctgacttttttttccattcattaaacttggattttgaagattatgtgcctcacattctttttattttgatggttgttAGGTTGAATGATGATCATTGAATACAGAAAATGTCGATGCTCCTGAAGATTTAGAGggtactttatatttctttctctgataATTCTAGCGACATAAATTTGAACCTTACAGAGGGTATATTGCAGAGCATCCTAATGATGAGGAAGAGGTGGAGGGAATTGATCTGCACCAGGAACGTTACCCGTGGGAGGAAAGTGACATGGATTACTTATACGACGAGGTAAACATATCATTAGATGGTTTGCGGTCCATCTTTGAGAGCCGTCGATTGTAAGTGTCTATCGTTTTGAAGTTGTACGACACTAAGATGTAAAGAATTACTAATCACGATTACCTTACTAGCAGAGTTCTTTTGCACAACTATTGTCAATCGAATTAACACTGGAAATTGATGGTGCTATATTTCATGTTCCTAATGCTAACGCAAGCTCCAATGTTGATTCTCAGCTTtaacatgccaaaatcacaatgcagtgggtgttgtaaggtaattcagtaggcacaaatgttcagttgaaaaaaattataaactgtatttatgcatcaaacttaTCATCCGTAACATAATAATATGCTTTTTCTGTGCTAGGAACCGTTTGTAAATAAATGTCTCGGATGTATATGACTGCTTAGTTTGTTGCTTTTGACAGTGAAATCACTAAGCTTGCAATGTGCCAGGACAGCAAAAGCATCTCAGCTGATGGTTAGCTTTACAATTTCGttggtttctttttcctattatgttagatggattattttagctaacaaaTATCGCAACAGAGCGCTGGCAATAActctaatagatttatatatacatttagaatTGGAAGTTTGGTGAGAACAGGAACAAGTACTTCTGTCACACTATTGGATAGTTATACGCCAtttcaagagaattgatttcttatatttcccaTAATCAGTAAGATTTTAACTGTTTTGTCTACTTTGCATTCATACCTCATTCTCCATCTAACTTCTCGGTGCTACTATATAATGATCAAGTCACTTTCTGCACAAATAAGCAAGTGGAGATGTTACGTTGGGTGCTTGGTTTATTGGGCTTGGCTATACAAAGTCTGTTATGACTCTAAAACTTTTACCTCATTTAACATTGATTCTGTTTCTTGGGAGAATTACATATTGTGAATGAAAGGCACAAGCAGGGAACATATGTGTAGCTGCGTTCGACTCGACATGTAGCAGTATCTGCAGATCCGCTGATCCCATTGTGGAGGTTAACATGCAATGTGTTGACCTGGAAATCATTATTTGGAAGCTACATTTCGAGGCATTTCCTCAACATATAAATAGACCATAGACagagtttgatatttataatactcaGTGATCATAGAGTATGCAAAAAACAGTCCTTTTGCATATTCTATATGGAACCAAGAGATATGTCCtttgtttgatgattgtattatgatagatactaacataggagatgactagagaaagagaaatgagtatGAAACTCTTATATGAGTAGCTTTTGTAAACACATTTGGGTTTATTAACAGTTGTGACAAACAATTATGTTTATAGTAAAGGAAACCCGCCGCAGCGTCAATAACAAATGCAcctgtttttttgttgtttaggATTAAAATAGCTTATGagttttctaaattaatataattgatttgactaaagctatcttggatgaaaaaaagaaggattgcaagtttaataacttctactttatactttaatttcaactaaattataatcagtcttttattcatatcatcttagttataatcgtaagaatttattagaataaataaacagtttcaacaatatttaatatgtgatttaataaacaaaagaacatgtaggatttttaggatttaaagagTTTGGAGACAATAATTAATGAATATGAAAAGAATACGAAGCAGATGATGAAAAATGATTCGAACAAATTAGTGGCAACACAGAGCTAACcgagataaaaatatcaatcaataaagaatgaaagaagaatgagcagggttaagttattacacaagccaaaactaagacaaatcaaacgacaaaacgtgaaaacaaatgtaaacaagacaagaggagatggtgaagataaaatgcattgaaaaactgaatGCTAGATTAGTAAGCAAGAgacaaaaaaagattaaaatgcaaaaaccATGCGCCTTGGCGCGGGTAACGATGCCTAGTATATATAACAGCCTCGTGAATCACAAAGTTAATATCATATTCATCTCTTCTTATCTctcacaaagaaaacaaaagcatgaAGTTCTTCGTTTCAGTTGTAATGTTCTTTCTCCTCTTAAACTGTTTCACAGCCGCGCAAACCTTGATTCGAGATTCTTGCAAAACAGCTGCAGCAAAAGACCCTAATCTCAAATATGATCTTTGCGTCCAATCATTTGAACAAGATCCGCAAAGCAAAAGTGCAACTAGTCTATCAGGATTGGTCTTAGCGTCAACGAATAACGCTGCGTCCAAAACAATTAACGTGAAAGGGATAGTTGAGACTATTCTCAAGAGCAAAAAATATGCACCGGGTACTGAATCCACGATACGCACTTGCGTAAAGCTTTATGACGATGCTAATGATTCTTTAAAAGAAGCTTTGACGAACGTTAAATCCGGTGATTACAGAAGTGCTAATGTGCATCTGAGTGCTGCTTTGGATGAACCGGGCACttgtgaagatggtttcaaagAGAAGCACGTGAAATCTCCCGTTACAAACGAGAACAATGTTTTGTTTCAGAAGATTTTGATTCCTTTAGCTTTTACAAATATGTTTTGATGAAATTACCATAAGTTTTTTTGTATTATGTAATATGGATTTTTCGTTTacctaataataaatttaagagCAAAGGAACATTTTTTCATTGGAAATTTTTGCtactatttgaattttttattttttaaaaagtaaaaataatatctgcaaaaaaaaaattttaatactcCACTGTCTTAGCGGAAAAAATCAACACAGTatgttattataattatatagctATGATTTAGGAATAGTAAACGTTATTTTATTGAAATGCTTAAATTATGCTATTGTTATGATTAAGAGGTCAGTAATCATCAATGCATAGCATATATACTATATGAATACGCATGATGATGTGATCATCAccattttgtttttatgttccACTCTCTCGGCAAATGGAAACATTTATGATTCTAC encodes:
- the LOC106436408 gene encoding pectinesterase inhibitor 12-like codes for the protein MKFFVSVVMFFLLLNCFTAAQTLIRDSCKTAAAKDPNLKYDLCVQSFEQDPQSKSATSLSGLVLASTNNAASKTINVKGIVETILKSKKYAPGTESTIRTCVKLYDDANDSLKEALTNVKSGDYRSANVHLSAALDEPGTCEDGFKEKHVKSPVTNENNVLFQKILIPLAFTNMF